In the genome of Schistocerca piceifrons isolate TAMUIC-IGC-003096 chromosome X, iqSchPice1.1, whole genome shotgun sequence, the window TTTCATATTTATGTTAGGATTACATTTTGGCACTTGTCTCAGTGACTTTGTACGTGTCATCATAAggttttgttttcttctgtttGTTTCTAAAAACCATAACTGTGTGTCCTTGTGCACCACCTGTCAGTCATGACAGGCAAATCATGGTGATTGCAGGAATGCACATGCAACAGTTACTCTTAGACTGGTTTTGTACAGTAATAATCACACTTCAACCAGCCTTTGGATACTGACAAGTTACGCTTAGTAATGATGTTGCTGTGGTTAACTAATTGTACCGATTACAGTGTAAGCATAGTACGGGGGTTTTTACTATTTTGtatgtttcaatatttttacaaacaaatttatgtttttaaatattgtgAAGTTTTCACATTAACTGGAATGCCATTTTTATGTTTGTTTCCAAGGAACTCAGGATGGTTGCTAGTTAACCAAAACTAGTTACCATCCAGTTGTTATGTTTTACAGtgataatggccattaaaattaataACAGCTTTATTTGATTCTCAATATCTTTCTTAAACGACAGTTGCAGTATGTATTTCATGTTCACTTCGCATAGGTCATTGGCTATTTTAATAGAAAATTATTTGGAGTGCAGTACCTTAAATTTCAAAAGCTTGCCATTAATCAAACAATTATGACATGTGCCCCAATGCTTGAAACATTATTACTTCAGCGTGTTCACCCCCACAGAATCTCTGGACTGTCATTCAGTCTACGGTGAGCCATTTCATATTCCTTGGATTATCTTCAACAAATTAAACGTGGGTCTTGTGTGTATAATTATacaaatttattcatttttgtgGTTTACTGTCACAGAGATACTGTGGCCACATGAGATGGAGCACTAGAGTTTATTTCTTATGCTGATGATGAGAAAGGGCTTCAGTCTTGCTAAATGAAATAGTCTGGTAATTACCTGGCATTACCATGGCTGACAAGAAAAGACCAGTTCACAAGTTTTCATTCTTGGATTTGAGACCAAACACTTATTATCACAAATCCAGAATGTTATCATTTTTGTGCAACACCGCTTGGTAAGAACTGAATGGTCTTCTCTTCCAGAGCTTGCTTACAGTGTGTCTCATCTGAAAGTAGGGAGTTACACCATTTCTTTTAATAGCTGTTGTTCCCCAGTGTGCAAGAGCATCGACATGTGCAGCATAAGAAAAGTATTTCAAATGAGATTCCTCTCATACTAAGACTATTTCAtgttaaaaatgtatttattttttgagAAACACTAATTAAACATCCTGTAAAGTCAGGTTAGATGGTTGGTTGAGTGGTGGGagtggaccaaacagtgaggtcatcaatacaatcggattagggaaggatggggaaggaagtcggccatgccctttcacaggaaccatcccagcatttacttgaagcgatttagggaaaccacggaaaaccaaaaccaaggatggccagatgcaggtttgaaccgtcgtcctcctgaatgtgagttcaatgtgctaaccattgcaccaccttgcTTGGTAGTAAAATCAGGCTGTTGCAGCTTGACTGCCCACTTCCACATGCCCATCTGCCCAAGAGCAAGGGTGAGCAAACAGACTGTGTGCAGTCAACACTTCACACACAATTATACCATCTAGTGAGTTTACCACAACTTACCAAATACGTAGTCTTACCTTTTTTCCCCAACCCAGGACATATTTTGAAATCAGTTAACAGTCTTAACAGTTTACTGAAacattaaactttatttatttagttgtaTTTTTCACTAGACATAACAATAATTGCCTTGGTTTGGGTTCTAGCAGATGGAAATTTTGGGTTGTATAACTTTTTAAACAGTTTAAATGTGCAGTCTGATGTTTTGAAACTGAGTTCATGTCAAGCAATGTAGTACAAAAATGTAGCCTCTTTACCAGCACATTCTATATCACAATTCCCATTTTGagctttaaaaaaagaaatagcaTTCCTTTGTTTAGCTGTTTTCATACGGTCTTTAATATCACCCTTTTCTTTACATGCAGCAGAAAATTCTACAGTACATATTGTGCAATAAACATGTATATTGTTATTGTCAtcacacaatttcaaaaatttgtattcctGTTGCTGATTAACATTAAAGACACAGTTTCTTTTGCCCACTGCTAAACAACAAGACAAAACATGAATAGAGATAACACGATAAAAACCATGCAGATGACTTACTGCACAGACGAAAACAACAGAAACACATTGTTGTTGATGTATTACCAAATGACTAATAGCAAGTGAAAAGTTGTGGTGAAACTGGTTGCCACACCTCCACATCATGTCAGTGTTTGCTCAATGGTTGGATGAGAGGCACAGCCGTAAGAGAATGTTTAAAAATGCTATTTCAAACATGTACGTCTAAAAGTAGATGAAAAAATCCCGACAGCACTAAAAAGCCACAGCCGTCTGGATTAATCCCAGGCGTATGGTAAGCCTATAAATATGATTACAACAGTACATgtttaacagaaaaattaaaattaaagaaccTAGCACTTCATGTGGCTTGTGGAACTTTTTACAAACAAGTGACAAAATATTTTGTCTCAGATCCCCTATTGTAGCAAATCCCAGAATCCTCATCACTGTCTAATCGTGAAACTAGGTCTATTTGTAGATTTTATCCTTTATATCATAAAAAAGCTGATCCATAGATCTGATTTCAGCGGCATTTCTTTGCAGTTTGGGAAACAATTTTACATTTACATCATGACACCATCATAATAATTTATGCTGCTGTAATTCCAAAACTTCTGCAGAGTGCAATCTTATAAATCAATCACTTTTTTGCTGACAACCTTGACTAGAACATATGACCTATACTCTAAACTGTAGATTATTATTGTTTTCTGTAATCTTTGAAAATAGTGTCTTTAGTACTCAGCTTGTAATATATATCTCTTTGAGTTTGAAATAATGAGTTGTAAGAGCTAAGGATTGCGTTTTATACGGTATTGTATTTATAtcagaaaaaataattttagttcatcTGAGTTTATGGAGGAATTGTACGAATATATGATGATTTGAAGATAATGCATTTATGACTCATCACTGTACAACTTTGTAAGTACTGTTTTTCAACATGTGCTGCTTTTGTCTGTGTATGCTacgtatggtttttttttttttttttcctccccagTGTCTATATTTTGTAGTCCTCCAGTGGAGATGGTTATTTAACTTTACCTGGTAGAGAATAAGGGTGTATCTGTACAGCTGATGACGCAGAGATGcacttcttcaaaaaatggctctgagcactatgggacttaacatctatggtcatcagtcccctagaacttagaactacttaaacctaactaacctaaggacagcacacaacacccagccatcatgaggcagagaaaatccctgaccccgccgggaatcgaacccgggaacccgggcgtgggaagcgagaacgctgctgcacgaccacgagatgcgggctgcacttCTTCAAAAACTTCTATATGCATTCCCAAAGGTGCAACTGGAAATGGACTGTTGAacaatttcagttcattttctaGACTCTGTGAGTCCTGAGTCATTGTCTGAAAACTCTGTTGAAACTGCAACGAAACATGTCAGTAGGTAATTGAAACAATAGAGAAAAGTTACATTTCCTATACCAAGATACCTTCTAATAGGCATAGTTTgtccatggtgtgtgtgtgtgtgtgtgtgtgtgtgtgtgtgtgtgtgtgtgtgtgtgtgtgtgtgtctgtgtgtgtgtgtgttttcctttgatgaagaaggctttggctgaaagctattatgtgtgacagtcttttcattgagcctgtctgcaactcaacggaaACCTCACACACGATCtattcttttcctaatattgttggtaattctaacctggagtttccattgttcgaaTGCATTACCTTTATAGCACATGTTAATAATCATTAGAGCCTTCCCTTGAAGTGTCATGTTAGTTACTTAAATGATTCATATCAGACAGAAAGGATGTGTACAAATGGTGGAACAAGAGAAGAATGCGGTCCATCTCGTGGGTAACCAACAGCCTGTGCCAGGCCTGAGGGACACCAGTGCCACACAGAACAGAGTTGAAACAAGTTCCcctaaactccatccaaacaggtCTCGAAAGACCCAATGGTACTGAtctactgccatgtcatcctcagccgatatgcGTCACTCGTTGTGGATATGGAGGGATGTGTGGTCACTCTCTCAGTCGTCGTCAGTATTCATGACTGGAGCAGTTACCTActgatcaagcagctcctcaattgattCTGCCCTAAGCAGACACAAAATATACATCATACATCCTTCATCTTTCATCCTGCATCTGGTATACAAGTAATATGAAATCATGAACAATTTGATTTATGACAACCATATGCAAATCAAAAATTTCTTGTGCAGTTTACAACTGAACAAACTGACTCAATAACCATGCAAAATATGAAGAACAAGTGTAATAATACTTACTTGGAAAAAGCAATACTTTAACATGGCAACTGACCACctcctttcaaaaatggctctgagcactatgggacttaacttctgaggtcatcagtcccctagaacttagaactacttaaacctaactaacctaaggacatcacacaacacccagccatcacgaggcagagaaaatccctggccccgccgggtaTCGAATCCGGGAATGACCACCTCCTTTATAAAATTTACTTGTCTTCATGGATAAGCTTCATGCTCAAAAATAAACAAAGTTGTTTGGTATGTCGATTTATGTATGTCTTTGTATCATTTTCATTCCTcttttctcacgaaattcgagACCTATTTATCTTACCTGAACTTCTAATTTGCAATATGACTTTTTTAACCCTCAAGTgggttcaacatttttcataacATGAGTAGGTGCATGgcgtactttgtacacatgtaaggAATAGCTGCCTTTATGTTAGCAAGACAAagatgtatgagcaaaatcacagtttaatattAGTTTAACTAAACAATTATAAAATAAACTTATCTAATATAAGCAAAAGCACTGTgtcattaaacaataatgaaataaactcTCATTATAGCACTCTGTTGTGATGGATAGGTATTTACCCCTCAGTAATGACCCATTTAGAGCATGAAACAGAATAGTTGCATCGATCCCAGCCAACTGTTTATCtgattactaattatctcataCAGAACTGCTTCATTctgggattgtgctgctagctcgtAATATGGGTCATTTTCTTGCATAGATAGTAAATTTTTTCCTCAGTAGTTTgctgtttattttgtattactgaTCTTCACTTGGATGTATGACAACACAATTCACCACTGTGTTGGTTGAAGAGATAATAAAGGAAAAGGTATGGACTCAAAATTGTGAAAAAACAATACAACggtgcaaaacaattttatttgtggtGGGCGCACTTTATACACAGCCGCACCTACTCAAGggttaaaccattttttttaattaattttgaccTCAGATAAATGTTTctggtaaatttattttaataaatgaacaTTCAAAATACAAAACTGTTTGATACAGTTTCACCTTAAAGTTCAATTATATTAAGTCCATGACAGTTCTTACTTCACATCATGTATCGCATCTATTAAAATCTTTACACGTGCTGGATCAACATCAGGATATATTCCATGCCCCAGATTTGCTATATATTTACTCTTTCCAAACTTTTGTACCATTTCTGATGCCAGTCTTTTCAGCTGTTCTGGAGGGGAATATAGAGCACACGGATCCAAATTCCCTTGGAGTGTTACAGTTCCCCCTGTTTTGTTTCTTGCCTCTGTGGGATCTACAGTCCAATCGATACCTACCACATCATAACCACTTCCAGAAAGCTCCTCCAAAGCATAATGTGCACCTTTAGCAAATATTGTCATTGGAATGTTGCCTACACCAACACTAGCACAGCCAGTTTTTACTCTTTTACAGATATCACGAATATAAGGAAGAGCAAATTTACAGAACAGATCAGGACCTAGGTATTCAGCATTTGATTCAAAGAGTTGCAACAACTGAGCACCAGCAGCAGCCTGCATTATCATATAATCAACAACAGCATCAGTTAAGATAGTTAATAATTTCTTGCTGGCATCTGGATATTTATATAACCATGCTTTTGCCTTTGAAAGTGTCTTTGATCCACCACCTTCAATCATGTATGCCATCAAAGTCCAAGGGGCCCCAGAAAATCCGATAAGAGGAACTTTTCCTTCTAACTTGTGACGCGTCAGTGTGATTGCTTCTGCAACGTAGCCAAGTTTCTCATTTACATTAACTGGCACTTCAAGTTTGGTAATGTCTTCGGGTTCAACCAGAGGTTCCAAAACGGGGCCCACACTAGGTTTCATTTCAACATGCACTCCTAAAGCTTGAGGAATTACCAAGATATCAGAAAATATTATGCATGCATCAAGATCAAATCTCTGTATAGGTTGAATAGACACTTCTGCTGCTAGAGCTGGGGTTTGACACATCGTGAAAAAGTCATACTTTTGGCGAAGATCACGAAATTCTGGGAGATATCTGCCTGCCTGTCTCATTATCCATACCGGAATCTTGTCCACTTCCTCACCACGAGCTGCTCTTAAAAGCCTGTCATTCTTTAAAGCTGGAAAGTTCATTTTGATATTGGAAAGTCACACCTGAAAAAGATGATAATaaacattacttttgaatacattatgggagtgacagtgatcaatgtattacaaatatttactatcaaaaacagtcttgatcacaatttatttactaTGGTGACCagttttgaccactactgtgatcatcttcagaccaatgagtaagaacctcctcctgCTGGAGAAtcaagtagtgattctccagcagaaggaggttcttactcaatggtctgaagattatCACAGCAGTGGTCAAAACTggtcagcataataaataaattgtgatcaagactattTTTGATAGGAAATATTGATAAAAAACCATTACTGCTTACTCTTCACTGCATACTgaatacaaattattattattattattattatgttacagGATAATACGCAGAAAATAAGATCTCATGACTGGAGAGTCATAACTGCCCAAGTATCTCAATACCTAAATTTGCACTTCTCTGCGTATTCCCTCGACATTCCTGTTCTACTGAGAGAGTTATTCTTTACAATATGAAACTGCAATTTTTAATCCAAATCATTAAAGCGCAACTGTCATCAACATGGTTTGCATGTAACTGTGTTTTAGTATCCTACAGGATTTAACACAACCTTTGATTCTTCTTAGTTGCGAACTGTCTTACCAAAGTGACCTACAAGTTAACGTGGACTTGACCATGCAACAACTTGACAAATTTTGTACACAGATTCTCTttatagattaaaaattatttgtttgtggTAAAAGTAACATCTCAACAGCAACAGGAAAATTAGAAATGGAATATCAACTTAAACACAGTGAAGACTGGATAAAAAACAAATCATAGACTTGGTAAGAAATAAATCAGAGTGAGATAGTGTTGTCACTTGGCTGCATTCCAAAATACTGTTTATTCCACATATTTTAACCAAACCAACTCCAAAACTATTTTATTGGATTTTAGTGATTAATCTCATACTTTTTAGTCTCATCATTAAGAACTTAATTTTGTTACTACATAATATAGTAATCAAGTAACAACTTCgaaaaattattcttatttttcttaagcctgtatgtatgtgtttatgtatttttgtctaTTACACACATTTATATACCAGATTGATTTCTTTGTAAAACATTCATCCTTTACTTAATGAGATTACTTGTATGCAATGAAGAAAAACTCTACTAGAAGCCTCTACTAACTCCAATAGTGTTATATGTAATTGCATTTACTAATTAATATGTTATTTGGTATATGTTATTTTATAtacaacataataatcattaatttattGTCCAGCATGAAGAACATGATGGTGTAAGTTCTGCAACTGCAGTTACTTACTTTAATGTTTCACAGATAGTTTTGTACAATAAATCTTAATGATgcagaacaagtcattttacattcatggacattttatatcacttaggaagtgataaacatttttttgttgcagcattgtgcacccatgtttgtgctaaagacaaccttaatgtgcagcaatgaatgtaatttttaattaaatGGAATCAAATAACAGCACCAGCTGCTCTTTAATTTCTAATCAACACAACCGATTTTGGCCACCAAGGCCATTTTTCAATGGTTATGAATCAGTTGTTGTGTGTGGAGCTGTTATTTGACTCCAAATACAAATCACTGTTGCCCCTAATGTTAGGAAAACGTCATGAAACACCATTAAATGCCCAAGCTTGTTTCCAGCACCCTCTTAGTGTTAcctatttattactatttattgcaaATATCATAGGCTAATTAGAAATTCCACACACAGTGTTAAGTACCACTTGCAAATCTATAGTTATGGGAAGAAAGCTCAATATTTACGCATGAGGAGTACATGACTGGGTAACACATTTGAATTGGTCCCACTCATTGGATTGTAGAATTCTGTATGAATGTGGATCACACACATATTAGTGCCCGTATTTCAGCTGACTTCAGAATATGACATTCTGTTACAATGACAAAAGTCGACAGGGTGCTGAAATTTTTGTTACCCTTTTGAAGCAAAAGCTCTTCATTCCAATTAATCAACTTCCGTAGAATTAAGTCAGCCATTAACTGATTCAAAGTCTGCTTGAGGCATTTTAAAAACATGCTTGCTGAATATATTCTTCAAGAACCATACTAACAACAGGGTAAACCTCAACTACCACTAAAATATCTGCCATATGCAAAGGCTTAAAACATGAAAAAGCTAACTGGAGAATaagaaataatgaaaggaaaatagaGTGGATGATTAATAATGCAAATCCAAAGACTTATCACTATCCCTCCCTCACTCAATGCAGTGCCTATCACCAGTTGAAGTGTTTATCCCAATACTTTCtcaaattacaacataaagtattacagaaaaactgaagaaattgttctTGCACAACAGTGACATAATGTTTTTGTATGACCATCCTTCTGattggaggtttgagggacttcagccattcatttatgtaataaaatggaacacctacagccatccttgtgATGTTAtctattatatggctaccagtttcggcgcttcagtacaccatcttcaggccttaactgacgctgagggggttaactccaatcaGGTATACTATTGAAATTAACCCCCTCAGCATCAGTTAAGGCCGggagtgccgaaactggtagccatataatagaTAACATCATAAGGTTGGCTGTATGTGTTCCATTTCTGACTTAATGTGTCCCATGCCTTTGATTATCTGGGAATATACTGCAATACAGAATCCATCAAAACATGAAGCTTACATTACTCCCAATACCGTGCTCTCCATCAATCTGtactcccccacccctctctccctgCACATTCCCTAGCAAAAAAACCAAGAATTTCAAAGTTTTTGAAGTGTAAGATACAACACAAAAATAGCCATACATTGTTATAACTTCACACTGCTCAGTAAACTTGGCTATGAGATCAATTTTCCTTCTTTTTAGCACCATCCTTTCTGATTACCATAAGTAAAGCAAAGCTGTCATCAATCTGAAGAGTGGTTTAAACACCACAGTACTTTACTATGCATAGTCCTGTTTGTGGTGGCACGCCTTTGCCATTCATCGACCACTGATGAAATGACTGACTCAGCCAGTTATAGGGGAGACACACAGTTTAATTTGAATTCCAAATCACAGTGGACCTCCGCATTTTTTGTAACAACCATTGCCAGTGGTGAAAGAAGTGAAAAATCTTAAGACTGACCAGGGCCCAAACCTCATGCCTCTGTATCCATATTCTCTCAATTAACTGACTAAACCAAACAATGCAGTGAACGAATGCTCTCCACATTTGTTTGTTAAAAAACACATTTTCACCTTTGACTTTCTGCCATTTCAATTCTCTTTGCTACAACTGCCTGATCTCTCAAACTGACAGTTGGCTGCTCAGTCCCATTCTTTTAATAC includes:
- the LOC124721528 gene encoding uroporphyrinogen decarboxylase, encoding MNFPALKNDRLLRAARGEEVDKIPVWIMRQAGRYLPEFRDLRQKYDFFTMCQTPALAAEVSIQPIQRFDLDACIIFSDILVIPQALGVHVEMKPSVGPVLEPLVEPEDITKLEVPVNVNEKLGYVAEAITLTRHKLEGKVPLIGFSGAPWTLMAYMIEGGGSKTLSKAKAWLYKYPDASKKLLTILTDAVVDYMIMQAAAGAQLLQLFESNAEYLGPDLFCKFALPYIRDICKRVKTGCASVGVGNIPMTIFAKGAHYALEELSGSGYDVVGIDWTVDPTEARNKTGGTVTLQGNLDPCALYSPPEQLKRLASEMVQKFGKSKYIANLGHGIYPDVDPARVKILIDAIHDVK